One window of the Salvia splendens isolate huo1 chromosome 1, SspV2, whole genome shotgun sequence genome contains the following:
- the LOC121757337 gene encoding secreted RxLR effector protein 161-like, whose translation MDPMKKLQLDSGSPLEDPSKYRRLIGRLLYLCITRPDITYAVHKLSQYVSKPCTDHWYAAEKILKYLKRTPGHGLFFSSSSKPTLSIFSNAEWAACPDTRKSMTGYCLFLGNSLISWKAKKQNTISRSSAEAEYRAMAQATCEVVWAKTLLEDFGVKTEKTVPLYCYNQSAIYICSNPVFHERTKHIEIDCHTIREKYLKGVIKPLIRNNL comes from the coding sequence ATGGATCCTATGAAGAAATTACAACTAGACTCTGGATCACCATTAGAAGATCCCTCAAAATACAGAAGATTGATTGGGAGACTATTATATCTTTGTATCACTAGACCAGACATCACTTATGCTGTCCACAAACTGAGTCAGTATGTTTCAAAACCCTGCACAGATCATTGGTATGCTGCTGAAAAGATCTTGAAGTATTTAAAGAGAACTCCAGGTCATGGCCTTTTCTTTTCCAGTAGCAGTAAGCCTACATTGAGTATATTCTCAAATGCGGAATGGGCAGCTTGCCCAGACACAAGAAAATCCATGACAGGATATTGTTTGTTTCTTGGTAATTCTCTAATTTCATGGAAAGCTAAGAAGCAAAACACTATTTCTAGATCTTCTGCAGAGGCAGAATATCGAGCTATGGCACAAGCAACTTGTGAAGTTGTGTGGGCAAAGACCTTACTCGAAGACTTTGGAGTAAAAACAGAAAAGACAGTTCCCTTATATTGTTACAATCAATCAGCTATCTATATATGTTCTAATCCAGTTTTCCATGAGagaacaaaacacatagagattGATTGCCACACGATTAGAGAAAAGTATTTGAAAGGTGTCATCAAACCACTGATCAGAAATAATTTGTAG